The Streptomyces sp. WZ-12 genome segment ACAACCCTTTCTGCCCCGTCTTGGTGATCATGGTGGTGACGTTCAGGGCGAACTCGCTCCAGTCGCGGCGCATCGACCGGAGCAACTGCAGGCCCGCTTCGCTGGGCTTGTAGTAGGTGCGGGCGGGGCCGCCCTCTCCTGTGCGGCGTTCGACCTCGACCAGTTGACGCTTACGCAGGCGCGCCAAGGCCGGGTAGATCGAGCCGTCCGCGACGTCCAGTCCGGCTTTGCCGAGCCGGACGGTCATCTCGTAGCCGTAGACGGGGGCCTCCGCCATCAAGGCGAGCAAGCACATGTCCAGCACGCCCCGAAGCCACTGGGCATGTAGAGCGGATGTCTCCTCCATGGCCAGTACCTTACACAGCATGAATCTTGCACAGCAAGCTAGTGCTGTGCAAGATAGTCGGCCCCAGCTGTTCTGTCCGGGGATGCTGTGGCCGGAGTCATCACCCCGACGGTGGAGATTCGAACGCTCGCCAGCCGACCGGGGCAAGCAGGGCATCGACCACATCCTGGCCGGTGCACACGCTGCTACG includes the following:
- a CDS encoding PadR family transcriptional regulator, producing MEETSALHAQWLRGVLDMCLLALMAEAPVYGYEMTVRLGKAGLDVADGSIYPALARLRKRQLVEVERRTGEGGPARTYYKPSEAGLQLLRSMRRDWSEFALNVTTMITKTGQKGL